A window of the Bacillus sp. A301a_S52 genome harbors these coding sequences:
- the recQ gene encoding DNA helicase RecQ, with the protein MLIEAQQRLKEHFGYDHFRSGQKDILENIFAGNNTMGVMPTGGGKSICYQIPSLLFKGVTLVISPLISLMKDQVDELQEVGIEATYINSSLHYEDVNERINGIRQGKYKLVYIAPERLESGQFLSMLRTLPVSLLAIDEAHCLSQWGHDFRPSYLKIPELINQLNGTPTVLALTATATPEVTKDISGSLHVADHHVVQTGFARENLSFHVIKGIDKDSYIKDYLQQNKTSAGIIYAATRKEVDKLHQQLSRAGVAVGKYHGGMSAEERQHMQEAFVYDNTRVMVATNAFGMGINKSNVRFVIHAQMPRNIESYYQEAGRAGRDGEPSECLLLFSPQDIRIQQFLIDQSLMEEERKEQEYGKLQAMVNYCHTENCLQSYILHYFGDNEAAPCGQCSECVDNRETVDVTREAQMVFSCIKRMNERFGKTMVAQVLVGSANKKVKDFSLHTLSTYGLMKDRTQKDVSQFIDYLTASQFLKMSGGAYPVLQLTEHAVPVLKGETPVTKKEIRQPVSVDTKTHPLFHTLRELRLALAKEHNVAPYMIFSDKTLNDMCTQLPETEAQLLDVKGVGKMKVDSYGEPFLQAIQDYVSDHPDEKENAFSGSGDGVGTVKDTTPSFEKTITLFKNGHTVEDIAELRHIKETTVKSHLLQAAEEGYDVDFSSLVETEHLQLIEDAVDRIGLENGLKPLKEALPEEIDYFTLKVYVNEYLIHS; encoded by the coding sequence ATGCTGATAGAAGCACAACAGCGTTTAAAAGAACATTTCGGCTATGATCATTTTAGATCGGGCCAAAAAGACATACTTGAAAATATTTTTGCCGGAAACAACACGATGGGGGTCATGCCTACCGGAGGCGGAAAATCAATCTGTTATCAGATACCTTCACTTTTGTTTAAAGGGGTCACACTCGTCATTTCACCACTCATCTCATTAATGAAAGACCAGGTGGACGAGCTTCAGGAGGTCGGAATTGAAGCGACCTATATTAATAGTTCTTTGCACTACGAAGACGTCAACGAGCGAATTAATGGGATACGCCAAGGGAAATATAAGCTTGTGTATATTGCCCCTGAACGATTAGAGTCAGGCCAGTTTTTAAGTATGCTTCGCACATTACCTGTCTCTTTATTAGCGATTGATGAAGCCCATTGTTTATCACAGTGGGGCCATGATTTCAGACCTAGCTATTTAAAAATCCCTGAACTGATTAATCAATTAAACGGCACACCTACTGTACTCGCCTTGACGGCTACCGCCACACCAGAAGTTACAAAAGACATTTCAGGTTCACTTCATGTGGCTGATCATCATGTCGTCCAGACCGGATTTGCTAGAGAAAATTTATCGTTTCATGTCATTAAAGGGATAGATAAAGATAGCTATATTAAAGACTATCTCCAACAAAACAAAACGAGTGCAGGTATTATTTATGCCGCTACCCGTAAAGAAGTTGACAAGCTTCACCAACAGCTCAGTCGTGCAGGCGTCGCTGTAGGAAAATATCACGGTGGGATGTCTGCCGAAGAACGCCAGCATATGCAAGAAGCATTCGTTTACGATAACACACGGGTAATGGTTGCGACGAATGCCTTTGGAATGGGGATTAATAAATCCAATGTTCGTTTCGTCATACACGCACAAATGCCAAGAAACATTGAAAGTTATTATCAAGAAGCAGGACGTGCTGGTCGGGATGGTGAGCCAAGTGAGTGTCTCCTTTTATTCAGTCCTCAGGATATTCGCATCCAACAATTTCTCATTGATCAATCTTTAATGGAGGAAGAGCGAAAGGAGCAAGAATATGGCAAGTTACAAGCGATGGTTAATTATTGCCACACGGAAAATTGTTTACAATCATACATCCTTCATTATTTTGGTGATAATGAGGCCGCTCCTTGTGGGCAATGCTCCGAATGCGTGGATAACCGTGAAACCGTCGATGTGACAAGAGAGGCTCAAATGGTGTTTTCATGCATCAAGCGTATGAATGAACGATTTGGGAAAACGATGGTTGCCCAAGTTCTCGTAGGCTCAGCTAATAAAAAAGTAAAAGACTTCTCTTTACACACATTATCAACCTACGGACTCATGAAAGACCGGACACAAAAAGATGTTAGCCAATTCATTGATTATTTAACAGCATCTCAGTTTTTAAAAATGAGTGGCGGTGCTTACCCTGTCCTTCAATTGACTGAGCACGCCGTTCCAGTATTAAAAGGAGAAACACCTGTGACTAAAAAAGAAATACGGCAGCCTGTGTCAGTGGATACGAAAACACATCCGCTCTTCCATACATTGCGTGAACTGCGGCTTGCACTGGCAAAAGAGCACAATGTTGCACCGTATATGATTTTCTCTGATAAAACATTAAATGATATGTGCACCCAGCTCCCTGAAACAGAGGCACAACTACTTGACGTTAAAGGGGTTGGGAAAATGAAAGTAGACAGTTACGGTGAGCCTTTTCTTCAAGCAATTCAAGACTATGTGTCAGACCACCCTGACGAAAAAGAAAACGCCTTTAGCGGTAGTGGGGACGGGGTTGGTACGGTTAAAGATACGACACCTAGCTTTGAAAAAACAATCACCCTTTTTAAAAACGGCCATACAGTTGAGGATATTGCCGAATTACGCCATATAAAAGAAACAACAGTGAAAAGTCACCTTTTACAAGCAGCTGAAGAAGGCTACGATGTCGACTTTTCTTCTCTCGTAGAAACGGAGCATCTTCAATTGATTGAAGACGCTGTGGATCGGATTGGCCTTGAAAATGGTTTAAAACCTTTAAAAGAGGCACTCCCCGAAGAAATTGACTACTTTACATTAAAAGTTTATGTTAATGAATACCTTATCCACTCTTAA
- a CDS encoding alpha/beta hydrolase, whose amino-acid sequence MKHIFNKGTSERTLLLLHGTGGDEHDLVPIADMIDPDASVLSVRGNVDENGMNRFFRRLREGVFDEEDLVFRTKELYDFIDKAAADYNVDKNQMIAVGYSNGANIAGSLLYHYDRPLQGAILLHPMVPRRGIDLPSMTKLPVFIGAGANDPICPPEETKELYDNLEKAGASVNLYWANQGHQLTRDEITEAKAWYDNAIKGE is encoded by the coding sequence ATGAAACATATTTTTAATAAAGGGACGAGCGAGCGAACCCTGCTTTTATTACATGGAACTGGTGGAGATGAGCACGATTTAGTTCCGATAGCCGATATGATTGATCCGGACGCTTCTGTGCTAAGTGTTCGAGGTAATGTTGATGAGAATGGGATGAATCGCTTTTTTCGGAGATTACGTGAAGGTGTATTCGATGAAGAAGATTTAGTTTTCCGGACGAAAGAATTGTATGACTTTATCGATAAAGCAGCGGCGGATTATAACGTCGACAAAAACCAAATGATTGCTGTTGGCTATTCAAACGGTGCTAACATTGCGGGAAGTTTACTCTATCATTATGACAGACCGCTTCAGGGCGCTATTCTATTACATCCAATGGTGCCGAGACGGGGGATTGACTTACCTAGCATGACCAAACTACCTGTTTTTATTGGCGCAGGGGCTAATGATCCCATTTGTCCACCGGAAGAAACGAAGGAACTTTATGACAACCTTGAAAAGGCGGGTGCCTCTGTTAATTTATATTGGGCAAATCAAGGGCATCAGCTTACGAGAGATGAGATAACAGAAGCAAAAGCATGGTATGATAACGCTATTAAAGGAGAGTAA
- a CDS encoding flavin reductase family protein yields MAYIDPAEWSKKANYQFLTSAVTPRPIAWITSQSSQRVLNAAPFSYFNMISADPPLLSVSIGRREGELKDTARNIIETGEFVVHVIDEDNVRVANETAANLPANESEVLKAGLTEINSHSVTVPSLKESRIRLECRLEKHLTFEGKEAMTDVIIGEVVAYDVDDEILTPDNTVDTAKLKPVSRLGGKKYASLGAVFEIDRPN; encoded by the coding sequence ATGGCTTATATTGATCCCGCTGAGTGGTCTAAGAAAGCGAATTATCAGTTCTTAACATCTGCTGTTACACCACGCCCGATCGCATGGATTACGTCGCAATCGTCACAACGTGTTTTAAATGCAGCTCCTTTCAGTTATTTTAATATGATATCAGCAGATCCACCATTATTGTCAGTGTCTATTGGAAGAAGGGAAGGAGAACTAAAAGATACAGCGAGAAATATTATTGAAACAGGTGAATTTGTCGTTCATGTGATTGATGAAGACAATGTGAGAGTTGCTAATGAAACAGCGGCTAACCTACCGGCAAATGAGAGTGAAGTATTAAAGGCAGGTTTAACGGAGATAAACAGCCATAGTGTAACTGTGCCGTCGCTAAAAGAAAGCCGGATCCGTCTCGAATGCCGTTTAGAGAAACACCTTACTTTCGAAGGAAAAGAGGCGATGACGGACGTAATAATTGGAGAGGTTGTCGCTTATGATGTGGACGATGAGATTCTAACTCCCGATAACACGGTAGATACTGCAAAATTAAAGCCTGTTTCACGATTAGGAGGTAAGAAATACGCCTCTCTCGGAGCTGTTTTTGAAATAGATCGCCCTAATTAA
- a CDS encoding TraB/GumN family protein: protein MKSYVTLSLVGTSLLLFAGCSDSTASIEFEDAALEEAVLEAVDSEGEAVTTEEAASVETLDASDAGIETIDGIEQLENLTDLNLAGNAITDFSPLDELEHLEVLHAGDVFITETMDDTQWELLEQLEEDGMEVNARVRLSVEDPEDEPSKGIFLTVSEGNQTVYLLGSIHVGDENLYPLHSEIEEAFDEADHLAVEIDMADIDEMEITSYMMQEGMYTDGTTLSDVLDEKVYEKAVSHLSEFGMTSSMVDSYKPWFVSMLLTDVALMDTDFSGEHGIDNYFMERAHSDGLPVISLESIESQLETISGAPEEEQIESLEATVEGYDVYEEDTQQLINLWRSGNNDLLTYLREMDDETDQLALDERDVAMADQIEEFLQEDNGDTYFVVVGAMHLVGDNSIAGLLEKRGYQVETPEGF, encoded by the coding sequence ATGAAATCTTACGTAACATTATCTTTAGTAGGAACTAGCTTGCTCCTATTCGCTGGATGCAGTGACTCAACAGCTTCTATAGAATTTGAGGATGCGGCATTGGAAGAAGCCGTGTTAGAAGCAGTGGACAGTGAAGGAGAAGCTGTAACGACAGAAGAAGCTGCTAGTGTAGAAACCCTTGATGCGAGTGACGCAGGGATTGAAACGATTGACGGTATCGAACAGTTAGAGAATTTAACTGATCTGAACCTTGCAGGGAATGCCATTACTGATTTTTCTCCGCTGGACGAGTTAGAGCATCTGGAAGTGCTTCACGCAGGTGACGTATTCATTACAGAAACGATGGATGACACTCAGTGGGAATTGTTAGAACAACTTGAGGAGGACGGCATGGAGGTGAACGCGAGAGTGCGACTCTCGGTGGAAGATCCTGAGGATGAACCGTCAAAGGGGATCTTTTTGACTGTTTCAGAAGGAAATCAAACAGTTTATTTACTAGGATCAATCCATGTAGGCGATGAGAACTTATATCCTCTTCACAGCGAGATCGAAGAGGCATTTGACGAAGCCGATCACTTAGCAGTGGAAATAGATATGGCAGACATTGACGAAATGGAAATCACGAGCTACATGATGCAAGAAGGTATGTATACGGATGGCACCACATTATCAGATGTGTTAGATGAAAAGGTGTACGAAAAAGCCGTCTCACACCTTTCAGAATTTGGGATGACAAGTAGCATGGTTGATTCTTATAAACCATGGTTTGTCTCGATGCTCCTTACAGATGTTGCATTGATGGACACTGATTTCAGTGGTGAGCACGGTATTGATAATTACTTTATGGAGCGTGCTCATAGTGATGGCCTCCCAGTTATTAGCCTTGAATCAATTGAGAGTCAGCTAGAGACTATTAGCGGTGCTCCTGAAGAGGAACAGATTGAGAGCCTTGAAGCCACTGTTGAAGGGTACGACGTGTACGAGGAAGATACACAACAATTAATCAACCTTTGGCGCAGCGGTAACAATGACTTGTTAACATACTTACGTGAAATGGACGATGAGACCGATCAGCTTGCTCTTGACGAAAGAGATGTGGCGATGGCTGATCAAATTGAAGAATTTCTTCAAGAAGATAATGGGGATACCTATTTTGTTGTCGTAGGGGCCATGCACCTCGTAGGTGATAATAGCATTGCAGGTCTTTTGGAGAAGCGGGGCTATCAGGTTGAGACACCGGAAGGATTTTAA
- a CDS encoding SNF2 helicase associated domain-containing protein: MNLETLSHEEIRHECAFPTTFEKGLTYFSENKIIELMKNSTTGVYEGEVAASSFGDSYHVAVEYDLKTFEVESMGCTCHDFHEYEGMCKHLVAVMLKIKSESHGLERTKSTSSSLRKPGNDPHMSLTSQRRAKRLMDSFEQIYMKKQEAFQEREPLNVEYTLHLQSAYSPRFLGMMSLELKIGPKRLYVVKDIPELLKAAEENEAVKFSKLFTYHPADYFFSKEDMSIFSLMAKITQLREDEKETPSYGYFKSVSEKKREFMIPPTYAGEVLALLQTRQVVLDDGLEVHHDITVTDEKPELAFHLTEADDEWTGAYRLSWEGSNYAHYFGKKYGFLYINGTFHRLKGDALEAFDTLFFQMVTEAPAELILDESQLETFASLVLPRLRELGHVSLTKSLNENIKMAPLQPLLYVDYVDERLTAEVFFQYGETKLSPFHREATDSSHVIVRDVEQEYFLLSIIENIPFKFNGSDLFLDDQAEILAFVAEDVPQLSKSFHLYISESVKNIVHQPVEAPSIKVETNESLSLLDVSFEVDGISDEELNGVLKSLLDQKKYYQLESGAYLHLDSDAFKHMKRVIEDLDMSAKDVSPHTSLPLYRAFQLSEETEVQIKKDRAFKKLVERLTEPEELDFPVPEHLDNVLRDYQKRGYQWLMSLAHYGFGGILADDMGLGKTLQTIAYLSSVKNADQESAPAMIICPSSVVYNWQKELEKFAPDLSTVVISGSQHEREEALNSASGVDIWITSYPLIRRDIHYYDAHHFSTLVLDEAQYVKNQGTLTSKAVRMITSTNSFALSGTPIENSLDELYSIFSIVQPGIFKNKQTFKNYEESRIARRIKPFVLRRMKNDVLQELPDKIESIEYTHLSEQQKTVYLGQLHLLKSEASEVFQTNTFQENRMKLLAGLTRLRQICCHPGMFLDDYTGGSGKLERLLEYLEEARDAGKRIVLFSQFTQMLAIMKKHLNKSGWDYHYLDGSTPSNERVELAERFNRGEKDLFLVSLKAGGTGLNLTGGDTVILFDSWWNPAVEEQAADRVYRFGQKRIVHVTKMITTGTIEEKIHQLQEKKRHLLDRVIQPGETMMSSLGKEDIEELLGLS, translated from the coding sequence ATGAACCTGGAAACGTTATCTCATGAAGAGATACGCCATGAATGTGCATTCCCAACAACATTTGAAAAAGGATTGACGTATTTTTCGGAAAATAAAATTATCGAGCTTATGAAAAATTCAACGACAGGGGTTTATGAAGGAGAAGTGGCTGCCTCCTCGTTTGGTGACAGTTATCATGTAGCCGTAGAGTATGACCTCAAAACGTTTGAAGTGGAAAGTATGGGCTGTACATGCCATGATTTTCATGAGTATGAGGGAATGTGTAAGCACCTTGTGGCTGTCATGTTGAAGATAAAAAGCGAGTCTCACGGATTAGAGCGAACTAAGTCAACGTCTAGCTCGCTGAGGAAGCCTGGAAATGACCCACATATGTCATTAACTAGTCAACGACGTGCAAAACGCCTAATGGATTCTTTTGAGCAAATTTACATGAAAAAACAAGAGGCGTTTCAAGAACGAGAACCCCTTAATGTGGAGTATACCCTACACCTTCAGTCAGCTTATTCGCCGCGTTTTTTAGGTATGATGTCGCTAGAATTGAAAATTGGCCCTAAACGTTTGTATGTGGTAAAGGATATTCCTGAATTACTAAAAGCAGCTGAGGAAAATGAAGCAGTTAAGTTCTCTAAATTGTTTACCTATCATCCAGCTGACTACTTTTTTTCGAAAGAAGATATGAGTATCTTTAGCTTAATGGCAAAAATTACGCAGTTACGTGAAGATGAAAAAGAGACGCCTAGTTATGGCTATTTCAAGTCCGTGAGTGAGAAAAAACGAGAATTTATGATACCGCCGACTTATGCTGGGGAGGTTCTTGCTTTACTCCAGACCCGTCAAGTTGTGTTAGATGATGGACTTGAGGTACACCATGATATAACGGTTACTGATGAAAAGCCTGAATTGGCATTTCATTTGACAGAAGCCGATGATGAATGGACAGGAGCATACCGCCTGTCATGGGAAGGATCAAATTACGCCCATTATTTTGGGAAGAAATACGGTTTTCTCTATATAAATGGGACCTTTCATCGCCTGAAGGGGGATGCTCTTGAAGCATTTGATACGTTGTTTTTTCAAATGGTTACAGAGGCTCCCGCAGAGCTGATTTTAGATGAAAGTCAGCTTGAAACATTCGCTTCTCTTGTTTTGCCTAGGCTCAGAGAATTAGGTCATGTTTCTTTAACGAAATCTCTTAACGAAAATATAAAAATGGCCCCCTTGCAGCCACTACTATATGTGGATTATGTTGATGAACGTCTCACTGCAGAAGTGTTTTTCCAATATGGTGAAACGAAATTGTCTCCTTTTCATCGTGAAGCAACTGATAGCTCCCATGTCATTGTCCGTGACGTCGAACAGGAATATTTTCTCTTATCCATTATTGAAAATATACCTTTTAAATTTAACGGAAGCGACTTATTTTTAGATGATCAGGCGGAAATTCTTGCATTTGTGGCTGAAGATGTCCCACAGCTTTCTAAATCCTTTCATTTATATATATCTGAAAGTGTCAAAAATATCGTTCATCAGCCTGTAGAAGCACCGTCGATCAAAGTGGAAACAAATGAATCACTCAGCCTTCTCGATGTTTCTTTTGAAGTTGATGGGATAAGCGATGAGGAGCTGAATGGTGTATTAAAAAGCCTTCTAGACCAAAAAAAATATTATCAGTTAGAGTCAGGTGCTTACCTTCATTTAGACTCTGACGCCTTTAAACATATGAAGCGTGTCATTGAAGACTTAGATATGTCGGCGAAAGATGTTTCACCTCATACCTCTTTGCCGCTTTATCGGGCGTTTCAGTTATCTGAAGAGACAGAGGTGCAAATAAAAAAGGATCGCGCTTTTAAAAAGCTAGTAGAACGTTTGACTGAACCTGAGGAATTAGATTTCCCTGTCCCTGAGCATCTTGACAACGTGTTACGTGATTATCAAAAACGTGGTTATCAATGGCTCATGTCCCTTGCACACTATGGTTTTGGTGGGATACTTGCCGATGACATGGGCTTGGGTAAAACACTTCAAACAATAGCTTACTTAAGCTCGGTGAAAAATGCTGATCAAGAATCGGCACCAGCGATGATTATTTGTCCGTCTAGCGTGGTATATAATTGGCAGAAAGAGCTGGAAAAGTTTGCTCCCGACCTATCCACGGTAGTAATCTCAGGCTCTCAACATGAAAGAGAGGAGGCTTTGAACTCAGCCTCTGGTGTTGACATTTGGATTACGTCTTATCCTTTAATTCGTAGAGATATCCATTATTATGACGCGCACCATTTTTCAACGCTCGTATTAGATGAAGCACAGTATGTGAAAAATCAGGGAACGTTGACATCGAAAGCAGTTCGAATGATTACATCAACTAATAGTTTTGCATTAAGCGGGACACCGATTGAAAATTCACTTGATGAGCTTTATTCTATTTTTTCTATCGTACAACCTGGGATTTTCAAAAATAAGCAAACATTTAAAAATTATGAGGAGAGCCGTATTGCCCGCAGAATAAAACCGTTTGTTTTAAGACGGATGAAAAATGATGTTCTCCAAGAACTTCCTGATAAAATTGAGTCCATTGAGTATACCCATTTATCTGAGCAGCAAAAAACGGTCTACTTAGGTCAGTTGCATTTATTAAAATCTGAAGCAAGCGAAGTCTTTCAAACGAATACTTTTCAAGAAAACCGGATGAAGCTGCTGGCAGGTTTGACACGACTGAGACAAATATGTTGTCACCCAGGGATGTTTTTAGATGATTATACTGGCGGATCTGGTAAGCTGGAGCGGCTGCTTGAATACCTTGAAGAAGCCAGAGATGCCGGTAAACGTATCGTGCTTTTTAGCCAGTTTACTCAAATGCTTGCTATTATGAAAAAACATCTAAATAAAAGTGGATGGGACTATCATTACTTAGATGGGTCAACGCCCTCTAATGAAAGAGTGGAGCTAGCAGAGAGATTTAATCGAGGAGAAAAGGATTTATTCCTCGTGTCATTAAAAGCTGGCGGAACAGGACTTAATCTGACTGGAGGAGACACGGTTATTCTTTTTGACTCCTGGTGGAATCCTGCTGTGGAGGAACAGGCGGCAGATCGTGTTTATCGATTTGGACAAAAGCGTATCGTACACGTCACCAAAATGATTACAACAGGTACGATTGAAGAAAAAATTCACCAATTACAAGAAAAAAAGCGTCATCTACTTGATCGCGTTATTCAGCCTGGGGAAACGATGATGTCGTCACTCGGTAAAGAAGATATTGAAGAACTGCTAGGTTTATCTTAA
- a CDS encoding DEAD/DEAH box helicase → MARFKDLNIEETILKSIEKMGFTDATPIQEKVIPAAKDGRDVIGQAQTGTGKTVAFGIPLLESVMPQQRHPQGLVLAPTRELAIQVSEELNKLGREKGVSSLAIYGGQEISKQIRGLKKRPEIIVGTPGRFMDHMRRKTIRPEYINTVVLDEADEMLSMGFIEDIETILKEVPEDRRTMLFSATMPARLKNVIASFMTDPVNVTVKSKEVTVENIEQRYVVVNEKQKFDALCHLLDIDPPELAIVFGRTKRRVDEVAESLGIRGFAAEGLHGDMKQERRDAVIRKFKRGAIEILVATDVAARGLDVNNVSHVFNFDLPQDSESYVHRIGRTGRAGKSGIAFSFVTPKERDHLKVIEKTTKKPMKQQGVPTYEEALAGRQDRSVNHLQNSLRKGDFEHLLGAAKSLLAEHDPETLVAAALKTMTKEPDQTPVHITGEAPVRSKRRNSGPQGGGNKGQGGYRGGSRQRNDRGRRGGKGRGTGGSGGSGGSDAKVKSLSFKKKK, encoded by the coding sequence TTGGCACGTTTTAAAGATTTAAACATTGAAGAAACGATTTTGAAATCCATTGAAAAAATGGGGTTTACTGATGCAACCCCTATTCAGGAAAAAGTTATTCCAGCTGCAAAGGATGGCCGCGATGTCATCGGACAAGCTCAAACAGGAACAGGGAAAACAGTGGCGTTTGGTATTCCTTTATTGGAATCGGTTATGCCACAACAACGTCATCCACAAGGTCTTGTATTAGCTCCGACGAGAGAATTGGCTATTCAAGTATCAGAGGAATTGAACAAGCTCGGTCGCGAGAAAGGGGTAAGTTCTCTTGCTATTTATGGCGGTCAGGAGATTTCCAAACAAATCCGAGGACTTAAAAAACGCCCTGAAATCATTGTAGGAACACCTGGTCGTTTTATGGATCATATGCGCCGTAAAACGATACGTCCAGAGTATATTAATACGGTTGTCCTTGATGAAGCGGATGAAATGCTGAGTATGGGATTCATTGAAGATATTGAGACGATTTTAAAAGAAGTCCCTGAAGACAGACGGACGATGCTATTTTCAGCGACCATGCCTGCCAGACTGAAAAATGTCATAGCGTCATTTATGACCGACCCTGTTAACGTGACGGTTAAATCAAAAGAAGTGACTGTTGAGAATATTGAGCAACGCTACGTTGTCGTTAATGAAAAACAAAAATTCGATGCGCTCTGTCATTTACTGGATATTGATCCGCCTGAATTGGCGATCGTCTTCGGACGTACGAAGCGGCGAGTTGACGAAGTCGCTGAGTCACTAGGCATTCGCGGCTTTGCGGCTGAAGGCCTCCATGGTGATATGAAGCAGGAGCGGCGTGATGCGGTCATCCGTAAGTTTAAACGAGGCGCTATCGAAATTCTTGTTGCGACAGATGTAGCTGCAAGAGGGCTCGATGTGAATAACGTCTCACACGTGTTTAACTTTGATTTACCACAAGACTCTGAAAGCTATGTCCACCGTATCGGTCGTACAGGACGTGCAGGTAAGAGTGGTATAGCATTTAGTTTTGTCACACCGAAAGAGCGAGATCACTTAAAAGTCATTGAAAAAACAACGAAAAAACCGATGAAGCAACAAGGGGTACCGACATATGAGGAAGCATTAGCAGGTCGCCAAGATAGATCTGTCAATCATTTGCAGAATTCACTTCGAAAAGGCGATTTTGAACACCTTCTCGGAGCAGCAAAATCACTTTTAGCAGAACATGATCCTGAAACACTTGTAGCTGCGGCATTAAAAACGATGACGAAGGAACCGGATCAAACGCCTGTTCATATTACTGGCGAAGCACCTGTTCGTTCTAAACGTCGTAACTCAGGACCACAAGGCGGAGGCAATAAAGGCCAAGGCGGTTATCGCGGTGGTTCACGTCAGAGAAATGACCGTGGACGCCGTGGTGGAAAAGGCCGTGGAACTGGTGGATCTGGCGGATCTGGTGGGTCTGATGCAAAAGTAAAATCTTTGTCTTTCAAAAAGAAAAAGTAA